The following nucleotide sequence is from Toxoplasma gondii ME49 chromosome IV, whole genome shotgun sequence.
CTTGTACCTCCTTTAGTGCCCCCCTTGGGTTTTCTCTCATTTCCGGTCTCCGCGGCTCTGCCAACTTCACTTGCCATCGCCCTGCACATGCCGTGCTTTTGGTAAAGAACCACGCGTGTTTGGTTGTCTGCTGACGCGGATAAGGAACTCACTTTCGGGTCTTGTCTCTCTTACGGCTTCTGTCGGCAGCAGGTCCGTATCTTACGCCACTCTACTTTTGGGCACAGGCTGTGTATTTCTGTGTCCCCTTGGTTTCCGATACCAAGTTTAGTTTTGGCGCGTTTCTGATTACGGACGCCGAACCGTGTCCTGGCGAGTGTTTCCCCAAGTCAGCGTTTTTTTACACGCCCTTGCCTCCATACCCTCAGCCTCTGTTCGTCCGTCGACTCCTGCCCTCCACTAAGATTCGTGGGTGCACCCTTCAGGAAACCGTGTCAGTTGCTTCCCGACAACCGAGACGGGGGGCAGAAACCGACAGGGAGGCGGTCCTCGGACCTGCCTTTGGTCGCCGTGGGCTTGAGCGGTCGTGAGTAACTTGCCAGTTTGCCTGGCTCTGCTAAACGACCAGGGTGGTGAGTCTTCTCTTGTCGACACTGAGACACGTCGCCGTGTTTCCGCGTGTGACAGAGACCGCTAGCAGCACCGCGGGGTCTCCGCCGGTGACCGTCCGTCTCGGCCACTCGtcagcgtctctctgtgtcgcgagGGTGTGTTGCTTGTTTCGCTCTTGGGGACTATGCCGTTGCGTACTACGGTGTCTCCATCGAGTGCAGAGACAGTTCAACGTGTGGACGGGGATGAACTGGAGATTACCCTGCAGAACGAGGTGGACGACGAGGCGTCTGCGAACATGGCAAGCGCGCGCTCAGCACTCAGTCGGGCCGAACCGGGATCGGGGAGCTGTGGCTCGCCCTACGCAGCAGACGCGGCTGAGAGGCAGTCACGAGCGTCTCTGTCAATCGGCGACGACTCCACCAGGAAGGAAGGACTGACACAGGTGGGGGTAGGACCGGAAGAAAAGGGGATGCAagaggcgacggcgccgCTGCAGCCTTGGGGTCGCGGACTCTCTGAGTCGCGTCCCCCGATGAACCGCGATGGCATCGCTACTATCTCCGCAactgtcgcctctctctcggtttctccgGAAGATGGCACATTCTCAACCGGTCCTCGAAACGTTGCAGGCGAACGGGCCAACACGTCGAGCTACCTGACCGCTAGTGACGTAGGTGGATGTCTCCTTTCGCAGGGCCTGAAAGACAAGCACGAGGGAACGAGCTCCGTAGCTGCACTGACTTTGGTAGATGGTGgtgctgcgtctctgcggaGCGTTCGCGCAGCTGCCAAGAGTCTCGTCCGCTGCTCAGGCAGACagctcgcttcctcctcgagGACGCCAGCAGGTACCAAGGCAGAAGGGGTGTCGTGGCCGAGTGCGCCTCCAGGCCATGCGGGCGAGTTGGCTGAGAACGCAGGACCTACCCAAGATGTTCCAGGCCCCCTTGATTACGCCGCGGGTGTTGGGGAGCCCTGTGAGCTGAGCACCCGTGGAGACGAATCAAGTGAAGCCTCCGCGCCATCCTGCTTTGGTGTGCTCTGCGCCGAGGGCGCTTCCGAGACGGGTGCGCTACGCGAGAAGAATGCGAAGATGAAAGACAGGCGAGTGAACGTGCCCCCGACTGACAAGGCCTCCCCGCAGAGCAGTCTGGTTAAAAAACGGACCAAGGCGTCCGGCGCTGTCTCGGTCTGTTCAGGGAGGTCGCCATgtctcgcgtcgctctcccGGGGGAACGACgcaacgaagaagcggcaagGGACAACCAGTCCCCTGCCGGTCCGGCGGGTTGCGTGCAAACGGCCGTCGGTTCCCAAGTGCCGGAAAGGCGCATCTGCTGCGGGACgccgcggaagagaagaagatgactGCGACCGCCAGTTTTTGCGCGGGCAAGTGAAGAGAGCCAGACGTAACATGGGGGACGGTCAGGCCTCGGCAGCTCTGTCGTCTCATCACCCCACGCTGTCGCCCTTTCAGCGGTCGCGAGCTCACAACAGTCCTTACCATTGGCTACCTCTTCCGCACTCGTCCGGGAGCGCTGTGGCGGGCCGCGGGAGCCTGGGGGGGCACTGCGGGTGTGGAGGAGTGTCGGGGGGCGCGACCGGCGGGCGGAGTGGCGGACTGAGTGAGAGAGTGAGGCGACTGGTGGAGCAAACGATGTCGGAGAAGCATCGAGTCGTTTGGATCGACAGGGGGGAGGCCAAGGGATTTCTGCCCCTGCCCGGCATGCAAGAGGAACGCGTCTACCTTGTCTGGACGGAGAAAGGAATCGACATTCTCGTCGACGTCCAGGTCAGGCGCTCATAGTTATATAGAGTCGAGTGACGGAACCGCAAACCGGTTCCTACAGGGGATGGGAGGGGAGACGGGTGCTCAGCTCTCAACTGGACCGCAGTCAAACCACGCACGCGCATCTCCATGTCACTTAACTCATCTGTTTAAGGAATCCTTTGTCTATAGGTTGTACTGCTATATCAAAATGAAAATGTGCAGCAATATATTATGTATCATGTAGTCGAGTAGTCATCCTTGCATGACCCATATAACTACGTCTGTTGCACGTCCTAAAGGATATAGAAGAACAAGATTAAAATCACCTCATATATTTTCATTTTTGTTCGTCTTACAGCCAGCCAAATAGGCACCTAACCAACATAAGATCTTAGTACGTGCAGGAAAGGCAATCATACTCGTCATAGCTGAGAAGTATGATCGTGTGTCGACTATCAGACCGACGGTTATCCTCCATCCTCTTAGAGCATTTGTTTTCCGACAATCCCTTTCTTGCTCGAGGCGCCCGTTCCTCAAACGACTCTTCACTTTGGACCAACGACGGATGTAAATGAACTTTTACGTCTGCTGCTTTGGCCTCATGCCCCGATGGCATAATTGCTGGTGCGTTGCTTTGTATGCTGCTGTCGTCCCTCTCCAGGCTTATATTCCGTGGACGCACTGTCCCGTTCTGATGCAGACCAAGTACCGCCGGAATCAAATTCCGTTCCTTATTCTCTCGTCAACCTCCCTggctctccttttctctcatGTTTGTCGGCGAAACGCGACGGCAGTGTTTCGTCTGCCACTCGCGCGGACTCCCCAGGCGTACCGTAAGCATGTGCTGAATCTTCTGAGGACAGGCGAGGCTGAGAAGCGGTCGGTTCAGTGTTCCAAAAGCCAAAGGCGGCGGTCGCCGTGTTCCTCACCATCTCCGAATGCACGGACCAAGACGGCTTTCCCACAAGGAGACAAGTCACCGCAGCTAGCAGACGCTGCATCGGCAAGCGTTGGCGACTCTTCAGACGCCCCGGGCAACAgcccttctgcttctcgttctgcgtcttctcctcctccccacTCGTCAACGGCTTCAGAAGAGCAGGCAACCCACTCAACATCCTCGTCCGTTTCTGCTGCTTGTGTGTCGCTACCGGACGAAGGTCGCGACGCGAAGGTGACCGGCGACCAGAATCggcctgtgtctctgccttcctcgctgactgccgcttcctcgctcgcttcttctgttggctcctcttctcccagTCAAGCAGAGAGCCCGCCGCTGGAGAACGCGCTCTGCACCAGTGTGAACGAAAATAACGAAAAGTCGGCGAGCGTAGAAGTTGTGGCCGAAGGCTCGGCTGACCAGAAGGGGCAGGACCAGCagacgaaaggcgagaaggacgccGAACGGAGGGACTCCAACGCTGTGTGTGTTGGTGGCATCTGTGCTGCACCGCGAGAAAGAGCTGCGGCAGGCACCGTGGAATCCAGCGTGACCCAAACACTACGGGATGAAACAATCTCACCTGTCATgcgagaaacagagcagGCGCACGGTTTGGCTGCCaccgaagcagagacaaaacagGAAGCGGGAACAGGGAACGGGGAGCATGCGACCTCTGCGAACATCCGTAGCAACGACCACGAACAAGGAACCACAGAATCCCCAGCAATCCCTCATTCCTCGCCTTGTGGCGGGGACCAGCCTGCGTCTCATTCTGCGACCGCTTGGTCTAGTgggtctccgtcgcctggcGATCGCGGGTATTTGCACGGCTCTCCAGGAGCCTCAAAGGACGGCTCGATGAGCAGCATTGATGCTGATGCAGCATCGCCTTCACTTCAGGatagaggcgaagaagaggcggaagatGCTCTCGACGAAGACTTGTTTTGGGCCAACGGCGGGAAGAAAGGGTGCCCACTAACCGCCGTTGATATGCGCGACTTCTACTGCTGCTCTCAAGGCAAAGTGATCGGTGAGGATTACATTTACTTTCGGCAGTATCTGCCCGATGACGAGGGCGCCGACATTTACGATTTAAATGTATCGGTGCGCAAGCGACCTAAGAAGTTGTTGCTCAAGAAGTCGCGAGCGTTCGCGAACGGCGGCTACAGCGCAGGGGCCAGCGCGTTAAGacgagaggacagagacagctccccgccttcgtttctcacCAAGCGGTCGTCCTTtgccgcttcctcgtctctcgcgtccgaCAACTTCGCCGGGACTGGCTCTGGCAGTGGAGATGTCTCTGTCCACGACTCGGTCCATGGAGAAAACGGGCCTTTCGGTGTAGGCAAGGCACATGCCGCTGGGGACGGTGAGGGAGGCGAAATCGAGTTGGAGGCGCCTGGGGTAGTAGAAGACGTGAACAAAGACCAGGGGGCTTGCGGAGGCGCAGGTGGGCGCGGCCAGGCTAACAAGCATCACCCCGCCCACCTGCTGCGACTCCTGATGGCGCCGAACAAAGGCCGCtccgaagcagacgaagccgGAACGAAGGAGGCACAGAAGGCGGATGGCAATGGTCGGGGAGGTGCATCAGGGTGTAAAAACTGGACCTACGTCGACGACTACGAAGACGACGGCATGGACCCAGCCCTCGACCTCCCTTACTCTTTCACCTC
It contains:
- the SET8 gene encoding histone lysine methyltransferase SET8 (encoded by transcript TGME49_211730~Gene product name based on ToxoDB Community Expert Annotation.): MPLRTTVSPSSAETVQRVDGDELEITLQNEVDDEASANMASARSALSRAEPGSGSCGSPYAADAAERQSRASLSIGDDSTRKEGLTQVGVGPEEKGMQEATAPLQPWGRGLSESRPPMNRDGIATISATVASLSVSPEDGTFSTGPRNVAGERANTSSYLTASDVGGCLLSQGLKDKHEGTSSVAALTLVDGGAASLRSVRAAAKSLVRCSGRQLASSSRTPAGTKAEGVSWPSAPPGHAGELAENAGPTQDVPGPLDYAAGVGEPCELSTRGDESSEASAPSCFGVLCAEGASETGALREKNAKMKDRRVNVPPTDKASPQSSLVKKRTKASGAVSVCSGRSPCLASLSRGNDATKKRQGTTSPLPVRRVACKRPSVPKCRKGASAAGRRGREEDDCDRQFLRGQVKRARRNMGDGQASAALSSHHPTLSPFQRSRAHNSPYHWLPLPHSSGSAVAGRGSLGGHCGCGGVSGGATGGRSGGLSERVRRLVEQTMSEKHRVVWIDRGEAKGFLPLPGMQEERVYLVWTEKGIDILVDVQAYIPWTHCPVLMQTKYRRNQIPFLILSSTSLALLFSHVCRRNATAVFRLPLARTPQAYRKHVLNLLRTGEAEKRSVQCSKSQRRRSPCSSPSPNARTKTAFPQGDKSPQLADAASASVGDSSDAPGNSPSASRSASSPPPHSSTASEEQATHSTSSSVSAACVSLPDEGRDAKVTGDQNRPVSLPSSLTAASSLASSVGSSSPSQAESPPLENALCTSVNENNEKSASVEVVAEGSADQKGQDQQTKGEKDAERRDSNAVCVGGICAAPRERAAAGTVESSVTQTLRDETISPVMRETEQAHGLAATEAETKQEAGTGNGEHATSANIRSNDHEQGTTESPAIPHSSPCGGDQPASHSATAWSSGSPSPGDRGYLHGSPGASKDGSMSSIDADAASPSLQDRGEEEAEDALDEDLFWANGGKKGCPLTAVDMRDFYCCSQGKVIGEDYIYFRQYLPDDEGADIYDLNVSVRKRPKKLLLKKSRAFANGGYSAGASALRREDRDSSPPSFLTKRSSFAASSSLASDNFAGTGSGSGDVSVHDSVHGENGPFGVGKAHAAGDGEGGEIELEAPGVVEDVNKDQGACGGAGGRGQANKHHPAHLLRLLMAPNKGRSEADEAGTKEAQKADGNGRGGASGCKNWTYVDDYEDDGMDPALDLPYSFTSEVRVLLGLAPSPTPHRCNMSLASHRVSGAVQRRFRIYQCSPDGERREEEVDPFESALPSLQGAASDDEDEEKEETSEERADDEKENEKTENKHWKDRGTCSVKGGEQGEKARDETPVKSERGSRSPTLPEDRKETGDGSLKREKGDASGNVASLTENALDEKPPPASVSLPAGRAEERIPSLEDGGKKGTEERGKKESCVGETDDATEKTRHSKDHDGGEATAVAEKKEQGLEEQDGNEEESGGQSRSKASSEHDDSEVNSDDDGPKGKARNKSPSFALSSHDLPNGSLAEVDYPTEFSQFRESDRIRIYDKTFLSRALQLIVDVAIVSRGADLSAVNVAQYAPNLFWNIIRFSRGNKDIDEVVRTIAPSVTSLRSARGRRKRGEMENSSFLSLAAGRFSASRRTGEFLRDAQAPSRWLKRSKTGQDDGAFCLETWLAGAGDDAAGGERGRDREGAADKAKQREERRQKELEERFEEMKVEFEEKAQRMIARRAALTGEIYSDGKGSKKPRVPSLPENDDDALIEIIIDPEQGILKWPLSVMSIRQRTVIYQECLRRDLTACIHLTKVPGKGRAVFAADTILKDDFVVEYKGELCSEREAREREQRYNRSKVPMGSFMFYFKNGSRMMAIDATDEKQDFGPARLINHSRRNPNMTPRAITLGDFNSEPRLIFVARRNIEKGEELLVDYGERDPDVIKEHPWLNS